From Solibacillus isronensis, the proteins below share one genomic window:
- the msrA gene encoding peptide-methionine (S)-S-oxide reductase MsrA, translating into MAYEKATFAGGCFWCMVKPFDQQPGIIEVVSGYTGGHVENPTYEQVCSETTGHLEAVQITFDPEIYPYEKLVELYWTLIDPTDAGGQFYDRGESYTTAIFYHDDVQKQIAELSKSKLEASGKFKSPIAVKILEAKPFYAAEDYHQHYYQKNPAHYERYSVGSGRAGFIEKYWGAK; encoded by the coding sequence ATGGCATATGAAAAAGCGACATTTGCAGGGGGCTGCTTCTGGTGTATGGTAAAGCCGTTTGATCAACAGCCCGGTATTATAGAAGTCGTTTCCGGTTACACGGGCGGGCATGTTGAAAACCCGACATACGAACAAGTATGCAGTGAAACAACGGGCCATCTTGAGGCAGTTCAAATTACGTTTGATCCTGAAATTTATCCGTACGAAAAACTGGTAGAACTTTATTGGACATTGATCGATCCGACAGATGCGGGCGGTCAATTTTATGATCGTGGCGAATCATACACTACGGCGATATTTTACCATGATGATGTCCAAAAGCAGATTGCCGAATTATCCAAGTCCAAACTGGAGGCAAGCGGAAAATTCAAATCACCGATTGCCGTTAAAATCCTTGAAGCGAAGCCGTTCTACGCGGCAGAAGATTATCATCAGCACTACTATCAGAAGAACCCGGCACATTACGAACGCTATTCGGTTGGTTCAGGGCGTGCTGGATTTATTGAGAAATACTGGGGGGCGAAATAA
- the trhA gene encoding PAQR family membrane homeostasis protein TrhA translates to MHNLDAFDYKNWKEELWNAITHGVGLAISIPACILLIIHSAANGTAVHITSYAIFGSSLILLFLMSTLLHSVPEKYKRFFSILDHSSIYILIAGTYTPFLLVAIGGVTGIVMLCIIWFIAILGVVFKCLFIHRFEKLSLVLYILMGWLIIFAIRPLYAYLTFDGFMLMLIGGLLFTFGAIFYAWTRLPYNHAIWHLFVIAGCGCMVACVYMYLI, encoded by the coding sequence ATGCACAATTTAGACGCATTTGATTATAAAAACTGGAAAGAAGAACTTTGGAATGCCATAACACATGGTGTAGGACTTGCCATTAGCATACCTGCATGCATTCTATTAATTATTCATTCAGCAGCTAACGGCACAGCAGTACATATTACTTCCTACGCTATTTTTGGCTCATCCTTGATTTTACTGTTTTTAATGTCGACATTATTACATAGTGTTCCGGAAAAATATAAACGGTTCTTTTCAATACTGGATCATTCTTCAATATATATATTGATTGCTGGTACTTATACCCCGTTTTTACTTGTAGCAATCGGAGGTGTGACAGGCATTGTCATGCTGTGTATTATTTGGTTTATTGCAATATTAGGCGTTGTGTTCAAATGTTTGTTCATTCATCGATTCGAAAAATTATCATTGGTGCTTTATATTTTAATGGGCTGGCTTATCATTTTCGCCATTCGACCATTATATGCATATTTGACGTTTGATGGTTTTATGCTAATGCTTATTGGCGGTCTGCTATTTACATTTGGCGCAATTTTTTATGCATGGACCCGCCTTCCGTACAATCACGCGATTTGGCATTTATTCGTTATTGCAGGCTGTGGATGCATGGTGGCTTGTGTATATATGTATCTGATATAA
- a CDS encoding S41 family peptidase, which yields MDEQKRDEDQNGLNEEQITKPAGKYLRMKPFAFIMVIFLTILCTAGLTIFALTFGENKVVEVKEPVERAEFKKLYDAYDALQQKYYEDVNEEEVVYGAINGMFDALGDPYSDYMNKDEASSFNESLSSSFQGIGAEIQERNGYIMIVSPIKNTPAEKAGLQPKDMVLAVDGKSVKGMSSTEAVLLIRGEKGSDVTLTIQRGDAESFDMTIVRDDIPVETVYGDIDEEGIAHFQITSFSEKTAVELEKLLIEYEKQGMKGIVLDVRQNPGGYLKAAIDISNLFVEEGKTIVQIQERDEAPQIVAADNRSKYNLPITVLIDEGSASASEILAGALKESAGAQIVGLNSFGKGTMQEIIYMEDGANLKFTTGKWLTPDGNWVNEKGIAPDVKVDYPDYASLPYIDPSQKYEQDANHASIKTAERILEVLGYEPGEVDTQFDEETEAAIKAYQQDNELEVTGILTGDTTYALMDAISEKLKTEDPQILKAKELLDIKPEKTTNE from the coding sequence ATGGATGAACAAAAAAGAGATGAGGATCAAAACGGTTTAAACGAAGAGCAAATTACAAAGCCGGCAGGGAAATATTTACGAATGAAACCATTTGCATTCATAATGGTCATTTTCCTGACAATTTTATGTACAGCCGGTTTAACAATTTTTGCGTTAACATTCGGCGAAAATAAAGTTGTGGAAGTAAAGGAACCGGTGGAACGGGCGGAATTTAAAAAACTTTATGATGCGTATGATGCACTTCAGCAAAAATATTATGAAGACGTAAATGAAGAAGAAGTGGTATATGGTGCAATCAATGGAATGTTTGATGCATTGGGCGACCCATATTCTGATTATATGAATAAAGATGAGGCAAGTTCATTTAATGAAAGCCTGTCTTCAAGTTTTCAAGGAATTGGTGCGGAAATCCAAGAACGAAATGGATATATAATGATTGTTTCCCCAATTAAAAATACACCTGCCGAAAAAGCCGGGTTACAACCGAAAGATATGGTACTGGCGGTTGACGGGAAAAGCGTCAAAGGCATGAGCTCTACAGAAGCTGTGTTATTGATACGCGGTGAAAAAGGTTCTGACGTCACTCTGACGATTCAACGCGGAGATGCAGAAAGCTTTGATATGACAATCGTGCGTGATGATATTCCTGTAGAAACTGTCTATGGTGATATTGATGAAGAAGGAATTGCACACTTCCAAATTACTTCTTTCAGTGAAAAAACAGCAGTAGAACTGGAAAAGCTGCTAATTGAATATGAAAAACAAGGGATGAAAGGGATTGTTTTAGATGTACGCCAAAATCCAGGAGGCTATTTAAAGGCTGCAATCGATATTTCAAACTTGTTTGTTGAAGAAGGAAAAACAATCGTTCAAATTCAAGAACGAGATGAAGCGCCACAAATTGTAGCTGCGGACAATCGTTCAAAATATAATCTTCCGATAACAGTATTAATCGATGAAGGAAGTGCTTCTGCTTCTGAAATTTTGGCAGGTGCACTCAAAGAGTCGGCAGGTGCCCAAATCGTTGGATTAAATTCCTTTGGTAAAGGGACAATGCAGGAAATTATTTATATGGAAGACGGAGCAAACTTGAAGTTCACAACAGGCAAATGGTTAACTCCAGACGGTAACTGGGTGAATGAAAAAGGAATTGCACCGGATGTGAAAGTTGACTATCCGGATTATGCTTCATTACCATATATCGATCCGAGCCAGAAATATGAACAGGATGCCAATCATGCGTCAATCAAAACAGCTGAGCGTATTCTGGAGGTATTAGGATATGAGCCAGGTGAAGTCGATACACAATTTGATGAAGAGACTGAAGCGGCAATAAAAGCATACCAACAAGATAATGAATTAGAAGTGACAGGTATTTTAACAGGTGATACAACATATGCCTTAATGGATGCCATTAGCGAAAAGCTGAAAACAGAAGATCCTCAAATTTTAAAGGCGAAAGAATTACTGGATATAAAGCCTGAAAAAACAACAAACGAATAA
- a CDS encoding YpmS family protein encodes MNKWKVAFLLLAGAVLITFATLLYLITADVEQATEQPPLPIEGNILTVETTAKEFEAIAKQYLSEAMNQSPVPVELTVDDKIYLYSTLTVFNIDLPIQMDFIPVVNNGNITLSQEAVHVGKVNIPPKTVLKMIDDAVNFPNWITVKPNDEEIYVDLSRINIASGSRVRAKEIDLPNDKIELEVVIPNQTK; translated from the coding sequence ATGAACAAATGGAAAGTCGCATTTTTATTATTGGCTGGAGCAGTACTCATTACATTTGCCACATTGCTCTATTTAATAACTGCTGATGTAGAACAAGCAACAGAACAGCCACCACTCCCTATTGAGGGCAACATATTGACTGTGGAAACGACAGCTAAAGAATTCGAAGCAATTGCAAAACAATATTTATCGGAAGCTATGAACCAGTCACCTGTTCCGGTAGAGCTGACAGTGGATGATAAAATTTATCTATACAGTACATTAACTGTTTTTAATATCGATTTGCCGATTCAGATGGACTTCATTCCAGTTGTAAATAACGGTAATATTACACTGAGTCAAGAAGCGGTCCACGTCGGCAAGGTAAATATTCCTCCGAAAACCGTCCTGAAAATGATTGATGATGCGGTTAATTTTCCAAATTGGATTACGGTGAAACCAAATGACGAAGAAATTTATGTAGATCTGTCTCGCATAAATATTGCAAGTGGTTCCAGAGTGCGTGCGAAGGAAATTGATTTACCAAATGATAAAATAGAGTTGGAAGTAGTTATTCCAAACCAGACGAAGTAA
- a CDS encoding DUF6612 family protein, with amino-acid sequence MKKRYLFAMSTLSIALVAGCGNTAEPVEGTDSEANLTLQQVYEKAMQRQQNLKSVHAETKMDQVTSFVMDGKTIDMTSNSNLAMDIQQDPIAMYSKGTVEMDMGDDKMELPIEMYMTEEDGFYLFNGDSNEWLKMPEEQYEQLLAQTGAQADASEQLEQLEQFIEDFSFEQDDENYLLTLNIEGDQFKQFILSQMGASLGESLEMNGEMLENMSFEDSQYNIVVAKDTFDIKEMDMDLKIITNVEGQETTIENDANIVYSKFDEVKEINIPNEVKKEAKTE; translated from the coding sequence TTGAAAAAACGATACTTATTCGCGATGTCTACATTATCGATAGCACTAGTTGCAGGCTGCGGAAATACAGCAGAACCGGTTGAAGGTACGGATAGTGAAGCCAATTTAACATTACAGCAAGTATATGAGAAAGCTATGCAGCGCCAGCAAAATTTGAAAAGTGTTCATGCAGAAACAAAGATGGATCAAGTGACGAGCTTCGTGATGGACGGTAAGACGATAGATATGACGAGCAACTCAAATTTGGCAATGGATATCCAGCAAGATCCGATTGCGATGTATTCAAAAGGAACAGTTGAGATGGATATGGGCGATGATAAAATGGAATTGCCAATCGAAATGTATATGACAGAAGAAGATGGCTTTTACTTGTTTAATGGCGATTCGAATGAATGGTTAAAGATGCCTGAGGAACAATATGAACAACTTTTAGCGCAAACAGGTGCGCAGGCAGATGCGTCAGAGCAACTCGAACAGCTTGAACAATTTATCGAAGATTTTAGCTTTGAACAGGATGATGAAAACTATTTGTTGACGCTGAACATTGAAGGGGATCAGTTCAAGCAGTTCATACTTTCACAAATGGGTGCCAGCTTAGGTGAATCACTGGAGATGAATGGTGAAATGCTTGAGAATATGTCCTTTGAAGATTCACAATATAATATTGTAGTAGCGAAAGATACGTTTGATATAAAAGAAATGGATATGGACCTGAAAATCATCACAAATGTCGAAGGTCAGGAAACTACGATTGAAAATGATGCGAACATTGTCTATTCGAAATTTGATGAAGTAAAAGAGATCAATATACCGAATGAAGTTAAAAAAGAAGCTAAAACTGAATAA
- a CDS encoding GDSL-type esterase/lipase family protein, producing the protein MWRLVLTSLAVIFLSACSVTIDPQIEEAQQSDNSSNDNNDLSISEEEAENEETINTSFFDIINDVFQLDWSDRKEEDAQSVFYLALGDSLTRGVGDETQDYGYTIRLQEELEKWPMVEEVELDNRGKNGRRSDQLLSLLERGHYEEELQKANLITITLGGNDVMKIVKKNLFSMKKSMFDKELPKFAERYEEVIAEIRKVNPDAPIILVGFYNPFSIVVDEITPFDPIISEWNGEIEKLAATDENACFVSVEDLFVSNEDMVYHVDFFHPNSTGYDRMTKRIIETMQQCDIEQMSDGLLGFEE; encoded by the coding sequence ATGTGGCGGTTAGTACTCACATCATTAGCTGTCATTTTCTTGTCCGCATGCTCCGTTACAATTGACCCACAAATAGAAGAAGCACAACAATCCGACAATTCATCCAATGATAATAATGATTTGTCTATATCAGAAGAAGAAGCCGAAAACGAAGAAACAATCAATACGAGCTTTTTTGATATTATAAATGATGTATTTCAACTAGACTGGTCTGATCGTAAGGAAGAAGATGCACAATCGGTTTTTTATTTAGCATTAGGTGATTCGCTAACAAGGGGTGTTGGAGACGAAACCCAGGATTATGGCTATACAATTCGCCTGCAGGAGGAGCTGGAAAAATGGCCGATGGTAGAGGAAGTGGAACTCGATAATCGAGGTAAAAACGGTAGACGCAGTGACCAGCTGTTAAGTTTACTTGAGCGGGGCCACTATGAAGAAGAGCTGCAAAAAGCAAATCTGATCACGATTACGCTCGGCGGTAATGATGTAATGAAAATTGTAAAAAAGAATTTATTTTCAATGAAAAAGTCTATGTTTGATAAGGAATTGCCCAAATTTGCTGAGCGCTACGAAGAAGTCATTGCAGAAATTCGTAAAGTAAATCCTGATGCGCCGATTATTTTAGTTGGGTTCTACAATCCTTTTTCAATCGTAGTCGATGAGATTACACCTTTCGATCCGATTATTTCGGAGTGGAATGGTGAAATCGAAAAGCTTGCTGCCACAGATGAAAATGCGTGTTTCGTATCAGTAGAGGATTTATTTGTCTCAAATGAGGATATGGTATATCATGTAGACTTCTTTCATCCGAATAGCACAGGATATGATCGTATGACAAAACGCATCATTGAAACAATGCAACAATGTGATATTGAGCAGATGTCAGACGGTTTATTAGGATTTGAGGAGTGA
- a CDS encoding DegV family protein, translated as MSQIHIVTDSTCDLTDAEIQEHGIHVVPLTVQIDDKTYTDRVNLQPDTFIKLLKTAKELPKSSQPSPGIFKELYDELGKDGSKIISIHMTGSMSGTYQSANQASQMTDSDVTVIDSRYIAFGLAFQLREAIRLRNAGATLEEIVAGVNRVRENTRLFVALDTLENMVKGGRIGKGKAVVSSLLNIKPIGHLDIGEVTICAKPRSYKQVVKYLMSEFEKDTKGKKVAGVAISHANAMDTLVNPLIEQVKATGYTGQVEVAFTSPVISTHTGEGAIGFIYYTE; from the coding sequence TTGAGTCAAATTCATATCGTAACAGATTCAACTTGCGATTTAACAGACGCGGAAATTCAGGAACATGGAATTCATGTAGTACCACTAACAGTTCAAATTGATGATAAAACGTATACAGATCGTGTAAATTTGCAACCGGATACATTTATTAAATTATTAAAAACAGCAAAAGAACTTCCGAAAAGTTCTCAACCGTCTCCTGGTATATTTAAAGAGTTATATGATGAACTTGGAAAAGATGGTTCAAAAATTATATCAATCCATATGACAGGGAGTATGAGCGGTACATATCAGTCAGCCAATCAAGCTTCACAAATGACTGATTCTGACGTAACCGTAATAGATTCGCGTTATATTGCTTTCGGGTTGGCATTCCAGCTTCGTGAAGCGATCCGTCTACGTAATGCAGGTGCTACATTGGAGGAAATTGTTGCTGGTGTGAATCGTGTACGTGAAAACACACGTCTTTTTGTTGCATTGGACACGTTGGAGAACATGGTTAAAGGCGGTCGAATCGGAAAAGGTAAGGCAGTCGTTAGTTCTTTATTGAATATTAAGCCAATTGGTCACTTAGATATTGGGGAAGTGACGATTTGTGCAAAACCGCGCAGCTATAAGCAAGTGGTGAAATATTTAATGAGTGAATTTGAAAAAGATACTAAAGGTAAAAAAGTGGCAGGTGTTGCCATCTCTCATGCGAATGCAATGGATACTTTAGTGAATCCGTTGATCGAGCAGGTAAAAGCAACAGGTTATACAGGACAAGTTGAAGTTGCCTTTACTTCACCGGTTATTAGTACACATACAGGTGAAGGTGCAATCGGCTTTATTTATTATACAGAATAG
- the deoD gene encoding purine-nucleoside phosphorylase, with protein sequence MSVHINAKKGDIAEIVLLPGDPLRAKYIAETFLEDVVQYNEVRNILGYTGTYKGKRVSVQGTGMGVPSISIYATELMQEYGVQKLIRVGTCGAIQKDVKVRDVIIAQTSSTDSNMNRVVFGGTIDYAPTADFDLLLKAYNAAKEANLNVRVGNIFTADMFYSDEAQNEKLAQYGVLAVEMETSALYTLAAKFGRQALTVLTVSDHILTGEVTTSEERQTTFNDMMVIALEAAIQD encoded by the coding sequence ATGAGCGTTCATATTAATGCCAAAAAAGGCGACATTGCAGAAATTGTACTATTACCAGGAGATCCATTACGTGCAAAATATATTGCCGAAACATTTTTAGAAGATGTTGTTCAATATAACGAAGTACGTAATATTCTTGGCTACACAGGTACGTATAAAGGAAAACGCGTTTCTGTACAAGGGACAGGCATGGGTGTACCTTCAATTTCAATTTATGCGACTGAATTAATGCAAGAATACGGTGTACAAAAACTAATCCGTGTAGGTACTTGTGGTGCAATTCAAAAAGACGTAAAAGTACGTGACGTTATTATTGCACAAACATCATCTACAGACTCAAACATGAATCGAGTTGTTTTCGGCGGTACAATCGACTATGCACCAACTGCAGACTTCGATTTATTACTAAAAGCTTACAATGCTGCTAAAGAAGCGAACTTAAACGTACGTGTAGGAAATATCTTCACTGCGGATATGTTCTATTCTGACGAAGCACAAAACGAAAAATTAGCGCAATATGGCGTATTAGCTGTTGAAATGGAAACATCAGCACTTTACACATTAGCTGCGAAATTCGGTCGTCAAGCTTTAACAGTACTAACAGTATCTGACCACATCCTAACAGGTGAAGTAACAACTTCAGAAGAACGTCAAACTACGTTCAATGACATGATGGTTATTGCGTTGGAAGCGGCAATTCAAGATTAA
- a CDS encoding YozE family protein, protein MKKSFYHFALTFRGGEWSDEKVRFAESMFLDHAFPKMSDSFEELTNYIEFQSDEYMTIGAFDQLWDLYENKFSV, encoded by the coding sequence TTGAAAAAATCATTTTATCATTTTGCACTAACATTTAGAGGGGGAGAATGGTCGGATGAAAAGGTACGTTTTGCCGAAAGTATGTTTCTCGATCATGCTTTTCCAAAAATGTCCGACAGCTTCGAGGAGCTTACGAATTATATAGAGTTTCAATCCGATGAATATATGACAATAGGTGCCTTTGATCAATTATGGGACCTATATGAAAATAAATTTTCAGTATAG
- a CDS encoding RND transporter gives MSQEVAKKFVDRISSTVDPLANIVTVSLFCENAINHLIQEKLPKVRSFKDQSTYIPMASSNYSTKVYAVYALGLIEQKLFENLWLLNYWRNKAAHNISVDIRALPMNFHLFDNNLKIEKDMNENEIVIGIALCTYKELHVFLNEQYGIKLNW, from the coding sequence ATGAGTCAGGAAGTAGCGAAGAAATTTGTTGATCGAATCTCAAGCACAGTGGATCCGTTAGCGAATATTGTTACGGTTAGTCTGTTTTGTGAAAATGCCATTAACCATTTGATTCAGGAAAAGCTGCCGAAAGTACGAAGCTTCAAGGATCAGTCAACTTATATCCCGATGGCGAGCTCTAATTACAGCACAAAAGTATATGCTGTTTATGCATTAGGCTTAATCGAACAAAAATTGTTCGAAAACTTATGGTTGCTGAATTATTGGCGCAACAAAGCCGCACATAACATTAGTGTGGATATTAGAGCTTTGCCGATGAACTTTCACCTTTTTGATAACAACCTCAAAATAGAAAAAGACATGAATGAAAACGAAATTGTCATCGGCATTGCCCTTTGCACTTACAAAGAATTGCATGTGTTCTTAAATGAACAATACGGTATTAAGTTAAATTGGTGA
- a CDS encoding methyl-accepting chemotaxis protein yields the protein MVNYLRKSKKTKPNKEKLRKNPIKPKALFHFFHLIRGKILIAFTILMAIIISMQILSYINITNLEKNLREFAEENLKQQMHINSLASDIAKLSSHEQTYLITGDEKFLQLYEETKDRINTNLTSVETSFKNQDEELKILGLIQQFYANYLSYSKSTIEVRQKYGYENAAKLFANSGSQNFKGYIDENTGKLIQILEQRNEKTISDLEQFAFASKIMISALTGIAVILTISLGYILSKSIRRNTKKINESILDIAQAGGDLTRRVNVKTKDEFSVIGDSTNILIDSISALVKRVSNLAENVSGSSQELMALADENARTIDFIADSTMKIASDSSEILNSIGSSGNEMQKLEQSMHVLDGKAREVQRAASEMKDAAHQGSRSVNHSSIVMLEIEETMATTSDTVEKLGEKSKNITSIISSITAIAEQTNLLALNAAIEAARAGEHGRGFAVVAAEVRKLAEQSQKAAKEVSAIVGSIQTEVKSIIEQNHTGVEKVIRGVEVTNETTNSLQNILLQTEKTSDILTEMVAQIEQTLNNSHGVTTSFVHVAAIADNTAVNTERSAAAASKGSASMEEINASAVELASQADHLRSVVNEFKI from the coding sequence GTGGTGAATTATTTGCGAAAGAGCAAGAAAACTAAGCCTAATAAAGAAAAACTAAGGAAAAATCCTATTAAACCGAAAGCCCTATTTCACTTCTTTCATCTAATACGAGGGAAAATTTTAATTGCTTTCACTATTTTAATGGCAATTATTATCTCCATGCAAATTTTGTCGTATATTAATATAACAAACTTGGAAAAAAACTTGCGAGAATTTGCGGAAGAAAATTTAAAACAGCAAATGCATATTAATAGTTTAGCTTCCGATATCGCGAAGCTTTCAAGCCATGAACAAACTTACTTAATTACAGGCGACGAAAAATTTCTTCAATTATATGAAGAGACTAAGGACCGAATAAATACAAATTTAACATCTGTTGAAACGTCATTTAAAAATCAGGATGAAGAGCTTAAAATCCTCGGATTAATCCAACAGTTTTATGCTAATTATTTATCCTATTCTAAATCGACAATTGAAGTACGTCAAAAATATGGCTATGAAAATGCCGCTAAACTTTTTGCGAATAGCGGAAGCCAAAACTTCAAAGGGTATATTGATGAAAATACAGGTAAACTGATTCAAATACTTGAACAGCGCAATGAAAAAACCATTTCAGACTTGGAACAGTTTGCATTCGCCTCTAAAATAATGATTTCAGCATTAACAGGAATTGCCGTTATTTTAACAATTTCATTAGGTTATATATTATCGAAATCAATCCGTAGAAATACGAAAAAGATCAATGAGTCAATTCTGGATATCGCCCAGGCTGGCGGTGACTTAACACGCCGCGTAAATGTTAAAACAAAGGACGAATTTTCTGTTATAGGAGATTCGACCAATATTTTAATCGACTCAATCTCTGCATTGGTTAAACGCGTTTCAAACCTTGCCGAAAATGTATCCGGAAGTTCACAGGAATTAATGGCCCTTGCAGATGAAAACGCTCGTACAATTGATTTTATTGCTGATTCTACGATGAAAATTGCGAGCGATAGCAGTGAAATTTTAAACAGTATCGGGAGTTCGGGTAATGAAATGCAGAAATTGGAGCAATCGATGCACGTATTAGACGGAAAGGCACGAGAAGTTCAGCGAGCGGCATCTGAAATGAAGGACGCTGCACACCAAGGAAGCAGATCAGTAAACCACTCATCCATTGTCATGCTTGAAATTGAGGAAACAATGGCAACGACTTCTGATACGGTTGAAAAATTAGGGGAAAAATCAAAAAATATTACTTCAATAATTAGTTCAATTACAGCAATTGCCGAACAAACAAACTTACTCGCTTTGAATGCGGCAATCGAGGCTGCTCGCGCCGGAGAACATGGACGAGGCTTTGCAGTTGTAGCGGCTGAAGTACGAAAACTTGCCGAACAATCCCAAAAGGCAGCAAAAGAAGTTTCGGCAATCGTTGGATCAATTCAAACAGAGGTCAAGTCCATTATCGAGCAAAATCACACAGGGGTAGAGAAAGTAATCCGTGGTGTGGAAGTGACAAATGAGACGACCAATTCTTTACAAAATATATTACTTCAGACAGAAAAAACATCTGATATTTTAACAGAGATGGTTGCTCAAATTGAACAAACTTTAAATAATAGTCACGGTGTAACAACATCGTTCGTACATGTTGCTGCAATAGCAGACAATACGGCTGTCAACACAGAACGCAGTGCAGCTGCCGCATCTAAAGGATCTGCTTCCATGGAAGAAATCAATGCATCTGCAGTGGAACTGGCTTCACAAGCAGATCACCTTCGAAGTGTTGTCAATGAATTTAAAATCTAG
- a CDS encoding dihydrofolate reductase: protein MISLIVAHDENRVIGYQNDLPWYLPGDLKYFKEMTMGKPMIMGRKTYDSIGRPLPGRRNIVITRNENFTAEGIEVVGNLEEALALVEGEEEVMIIGGAQIFEQSMAIADRLYITFINHSFKGDTYFPSYDDWKKISCLEPIESEDGYTFQYCIYEK from the coding sequence ATGATTTCATTAATCGTTGCGCATGATGAAAACCGGGTAATTGGCTATCAAAACGATTTGCCATGGTATTTACCGGGTGATTTGAAATACTTTAAAGAAATGACAATGGGAAAACCGATGATTATGGGCCGTAAAACCTACGATTCAATTGGACGACCTTTGCCGGGACGCCGAAATATTGTCATTACTCGAAATGAAAACTTTACAGCAGAAGGAATTGAAGTAGTAGGAAACCTGGAAGAAGCATTGGCGCTAGTTGAAGGTGAAGAAGAAGTGATGATCATTGGCGGTGCCCAAATATTTGAGCAGTCGATGGCCATTGCCGATCGGTTATATATTACATTCATCAACCATAGTTTTAAAGGGGATACTTATTTTCCGTCATACGATGACTGGAAGAAGATCTCATGCCTCGAGCCTATCGAGTCCGAAGATGGATATACGTTCCAGTACTGTATTTACGAAAAATAG
- the msrB gene encoding peptide-methionine (R)-S-oxide reductase MsrB has translation MNKEQRLKELTEMQYHVTQNQGTEPPFRNEYNDVFEEGIYVDIVSGKPLFSSKDKYDAGCGWPSFSKPIEKVEVTEHFDTSHGMRRVEVRSKTADSHLGHVFPDGPQELGGLRYCINSAALRFIPVEDLEKEGYGEYKSLFE, from the coding sequence ATGAATAAAGAGCAACGTTTAAAAGAGTTAACAGAAATGCAGTATCATGTTACACAAAACCAAGGAACGGAACCGCCATTCCGCAATGAATACAATGACGTTTTCGAAGAGGGTATCTATGTGGATATCGTTTCAGGAAAGCCTCTTTTCAGTTCAAAAGACAAATATGATGCGGGCTGTGGCTGGCCATCATTTTCAAAGCCGATTGAGAAAGTAGAGGTAACCGAGCATTTTGATACGTCGCACGGTATGCGTCGTGTGGAAGTCCGCAGTAAAACAGCCGATTCCCATTTAGGGCACGTATTTCCGGATGGTCCGCAAGAATTAGGCGGGTTGCGTTATTGCATCAATTCAGCAGCATTGCGCTTCATTCCGGTGGAGGATCTTGAAAAAGAAGGCTACGGTGAATATAAATCACTGTTTGAATAA